Proteins encoded in a region of the Mercenaria mercenaria strain notata chromosome 1, MADL_Memer_1, whole genome shotgun sequence genome:
- the LOC123545083 gene encoding sphingosine-1-phosphate phosphatase 2-like: MDDFKEGMNYLKGYQHVADFQRFCGVEIVEVDDLDEDKANVANGHCNSEEKNVENGTQNNVKHRSVKSHTNGFKNGITNPNEKESKLAYKINNKFLFYLLQFGASLGSEMFYIVFYPFMTWNVDSRMTRQILLIWYPLMYFGQFLKDWIQWPRPGPPAVRLEGNRFEMEYGMPSTHTIVGTCIPFSLLFLTSKYYEYPFILGLLAAITWAGLVAASRVYLGMHTAFDCIAGISLTAIALPWMLSVVEYVEYYQVTSPYAPFVSFLIPLLACIYYPKPKVWSITRGDTSNIVSIGACCIFSTWLNYHLGWMKETPKPTVLQPLPSITAEWVTYSLIRTVLGVVALAVSRIITKKIFLKLVCFCAGVDTKDITKQRELGLEVPVRWLTIGGLAVSTVFTAPICFSYLGINRENYYSEVGL; encoded by the exons aTGGATGACTTCAAAGAAGGTATGAATTATCTAAAAGGATACCAGCACGTTGCTGACTTTCAAAGATTTTGCGGAGTGGAAATTGTTGAAGTTGACGACTTGGATGAAGACAAAGCCAATGTAGCCAACGGACACTgcaattctgaagaaaaaaatgtggAAAACGGTACACAGAATAATGTGAAGCATAGATCTGTGAAAAGTCACACAAATGGCTTCAAAAACGGAATTACTAATCCAAATGAAAAGGAGTCAAAACTTGCCTATAAAATCAACAACAagtttttattttaccttttacAGTTTGGGGCCAGTTTAGGAAGTGAGATGTTTTATATAGTGTTTTATCCTTTTATGACGTGGAATGTAGATAGTCGCATGACAAGACAGATATTACTCATATGGTACCCTCTGATGTAttttggccagtttttgaaagattGGATCCAGTGGCCGCGACCAGGTCCACCAGCAGTGCGGTTGGAAGGAAATCGATTTGAGATGGAATATGGCATGCCATCAACGCATACTATAGTTGGAACTTGTATACCATTCAGCCTGCTATTCCTTACTTCAAAATATTATGAG TATCCATTTATACTGGGTTTGCTGGCAGCCATCACCTGGGCAGGACTTGTTGCAGCTAGTCGTGTATATCTGGGAATGCATACAGCTTTT GACTGTATAGCGGGGATAAGCCTGACAGCTATAGCACTGCCGTGGATGTTGAGTGTGGTAGAGTATGTGGAATACTATCAGGTTACCAGTCCATATGCACCATTTGTGTCATTTCTGATACCACTTCTAGCTTGTATATACTACCCCAAACCCAAAGTTTGGAGCATTACTCGTGGTGATACGTCTAACATTGTCTCCATAGGAGCGTGCTGTATTTTTTCAACATGGTTAAACTACCATCTTGGTTGGATGAAGGAGACACCTAAGCCAACAGTTCTACAGCCGCTACCCTCTATAACGGCAGAGTGGGTGACCTACAGTCTCATCAGAACCGTATTGGGAGTTGTAGCACTTGCAGTGTCCAGGATCATCacgaaaaagatttttttgaaacTAGTGTGCTTTTGCGCTGGTGTGGACACAAAAGACATTACAAAGCAACGAGAACTTGGTCTAGAGGTGCCAGTTCGTTGGCTCACTATAGGAGGGTTAGCTGTCTCAACAGTTTTTACAGCCCCTATATGCTTTAGTTATTTAGGTATCAACAGAGAAAATTACTACAGCGAAGTTGGTCTATAG
- the LOC123524635 gene encoding uncharacterized protein LOC123524635, translating to MTACLRSNFAQNVLCVKDDRLPSFHAQNELCVKDDRLPSFHAQNELCVKDDRLPSFHAQNQFCVKDDRLPSFHAQNVLCVKDDRLPSFHAQNVLCVKDDRLPSFHAQNVLCVKDDRLPSFHAQNELCVKDDRLPSFHAQNELCVKDDRLPSFHAQNELCVKDDRLPSFKAQNVLCVIDDRLPSFQA from the coding sequence ATGACCGCCTGTCTTCGTTCCAACTTCGCTCAGAACGTGTTATGTGTGAAAGATGACCGTCTGCCTTCGTTCCACGCCCAGAACGAGTTGTGTGTGAAAGATGACCGTCTGCCTTCTTTCCACGCTCAGAACGAGTTGTGTGTGAAAGATGACCGTCTGCCTTCGTTCCACGCTCAGAACCAGTTTTGTGTGAAAGATGACCGTCTGCCTTCTTTCCATGCCCAGAACGTGTTGTGTGTGAAAGATGACCGTCTGCCTTCGTTCCACGCCCAGAACGTGTTGTGTGTGAAAGATGACCGTCTGCCTTCGTTCCACGCCCAGAACGTGTTGTGTGTGAAAGATGACCGTCTGCCTTCGTTCCACGCCCAGAACGAGTTGTGTGTGAAAGATGACCGTCTGCCTTCGTTCCACGCTCAGAACGAGTTGTGTGTGAAAGATGACCGTCTGCCTTCGTTCCACGCTCAGAACGAGTTGTGTGTGAAAGATGACCGCCTGCCTTCGTTCAAAGCTCAGAACGTGTTGTGTGTGATAGATGACCGTCTGCCTTCTTTTCAAGCTTAA
- the LOC123545084 gene encoding COMM domain-containing protein 1-like: MSHDFKMADDTKNVLALLNGLAKRTYYGESEITDDFLKQEIFPDLSDDDFAGLLSKCSSLIKSMVSADMDLNQSEAFLTSQMKKPEGGITENQANAFRKFWKIHKNKIHEAVISHSTWNNTLKQVSWRIDIQSQARHIDQINAPTAIMELQLGPKTSNSQKTEVVRFEMDETRLGSVLQTMQDIENEVNKYCQQ; encoded by the exons ATGTCACATGACTTTAAAATGGCAGATGATACCAAAAATGTTTTGGCTCTGTTGAACGGGCTTGCAAAGCGAACATACTATGGGGAATCAGAAATAACAGATGATTTTTTGAAGCAAGAGATATTTCCAGATTTATCAGATGATGACTTTGCCGGTTTGTTATCAAAATGTTCCTCTCTGATAAAG AGCATGGTGTCAGCAGACATGGACCTAAATCAGTCAGAGGCATTCCTGACATCACAGATGAAGAAACCGGAAGGTGGAATCACGGAAAATCAGGCAAATGCCTTTAGGAAATTCTGgaaaattcataaaaacaaaattcatgaagcTGTTATTTCCCATTCTACTTGGAACAATACATTGAAACAAGTGTCATGGAGAATAGATATACAATCTCAAGCAAGACATATTGACCAGATAAATGCTCCCACTGCCATAATGGAACTACAGCTAGGACCAAAAACCTCTAATTCACAG AAAACAGAAGTTGTGAGATTTGAGATGGACGAGACAAGGTTAGGCAGTGTACTACAGACAATGCAAGATATAGAAAATGAAGTAAACAAATACTGTCAACAGTGA